In Streptomyces sclerotialus, one genomic interval encodes:
- a CDS encoding NAD(P)/FAD-dependent oxidoreductase, which yields MVVVKEVVTVTDALRDSYDVVVVGGGAAGLNGALMLARARRSVVVIDAGAPRNAPADGVHGLLAREGMPPAELLERGRAEVRAYGGQVVTGAVAAAARDAAGLTVTLADGRTVRARRLLVTTGLVDELPDVPGLRERWGREVVHCPYCHGWEIRDQAIGVLAAGPPAVHQALMFRQWSDDVTFFTHTMAPPAGEEAEQLAARGVRVVDGEVAGLEIDGDRLVGVRLSDGTVVAREALAVAPRFTARAGFLAGLGLRPAVHPSGAGEHLPADAAGRTEVPGVWAAGNVTDPTAQVGTAAAAGATAAAQINADLIAEETRRAVAAYRDPFSPESEARVGELVAGDRRHGL from the coding sequence ATGGTCGTCGTGAAGGAGGTGGTCACGGTGACCGATGCATTGAGGGACAGCTACGACGTGGTGGTGGTCGGTGGCGGCGCCGCGGGGCTGAACGGGGCGTTGATGCTGGCCAGGGCGCGGCGGTCGGTGGTGGTGATCGACGCGGGTGCCCCGCGCAACGCCCCGGCGGACGGTGTGCACGGCCTGCTGGCCAGGGAGGGGATGCCGCCGGCCGAGCTGCTGGAGCGTGGCCGGGCGGAGGTCCGTGCGTACGGCGGCCAGGTGGTGACCGGAGCGGTCGCCGCGGCGGCCCGGGACGCGGCGGGGCTGACCGTGACGCTCGCCGACGGCCGGACGGTGCGCGCGCGCCGGCTGCTGGTGACCACCGGGCTGGTCGACGAGCTGCCGGACGTACCGGGGCTGCGGGAGCGGTGGGGCCGGGAGGTCGTGCACTGCCCGTACTGCCACGGCTGGGAGATCCGCGATCAGGCCATCGGCGTACTGGCCGCCGGGCCGCCGGCGGTGCACCAGGCGCTGATGTTCCGGCAGTGGAGCGACGACGTCACGTTCTTCACGCACACCATGGCGCCGCCGGCCGGTGAGGAGGCGGAGCAGCTGGCCGCCCGCGGCGTACGGGTGGTGGACGGCGAGGTGGCGGGCCTGGAGATCGACGGCGACCGTCTGGTGGGGGTGCGGCTGAGCGACGGCACGGTGGTCGCCCGTGAGGCGCTGGCGGTCGCGCCGCGGTTCACGGCACGGGCCGGCTTCCTGGCGGGGCTCGGGCTGCGGCCCGCCGTCCACCCCTCGGGAGCCGGTGAGCACCTCCCCGCTGACGCGGCCGGCCGTACCGAGGTGCCCGGCGTGTGGGCCGCCGGGAACGTCACCGATCCGACGGCCCAGGTCGGCACCGCCGCCGCTGCGGGCGCCACGGCCGCCGCACAGATCAACGCCGACCTGATCGCCGAGGAGACGCGGCGGGCGGTCGCCGCGTACCGGGACCCGTTCTCGCCCGAGTCCGAGGCGCGCGTCGGCGAACTGGTCGCGGGCGACCGCCGCCACGGCCTGTGA
- a CDS encoding GntR family transcriptional regulator — MPNEAGPGTGEQAKQHALVQLRQAIARGDMAPAQRLVENELAEQFGVTRASIRAALIDLASEGLVERIRNRGSRVRVVTVEEAVAITECRMVLEGLCAAKAAVAANEEQLAELTELGEAMSKAVAAGEPVTYSELNHQLHDRIKEFSGQHVAVELLERLNAQLVRHRFQLALRPGRPQQSLSEHLAMIEAIRARDPRAAEEAVHAHLASVIEALRQ; from the coding sequence ATGCCGAACGAAGCCGGTCCAGGCACCGGAGAGCAGGCCAAGCAGCACGCACTCGTGCAGCTGCGGCAGGCGATCGCACGCGGGGACATGGCGCCGGCGCAGCGGCTGGTGGAGAACGAGCTCGCCGAGCAGTTCGGCGTGACACGGGCCAGCATCCGTGCTGCGTTGATCGATCTGGCGTCGGAAGGGCTGGTCGAGCGCATCCGCAACCGCGGATCGCGGGTACGGGTGGTGACCGTCGAGGAGGCGGTGGCCATCACCGAGTGCCGCATGGTCCTGGAAGGGCTGTGCGCCGCCAAGGCGGCCGTCGCGGCGAACGAGGAGCAGTTGGCGGAGCTCACGGAGCTGGGCGAGGCGATGTCCAAGGCCGTCGCCGCCGGCGAGCCCGTGACCTACTCGGAGCTGAACCATCAACTGCACGACCGGATCAAGGAGTTCTCCGGTCAGCACGTGGCCGTGGAGCTGCTGGAACGGCTCAACGCACAACTCGTGCGCCACCGCTTCCAGCTCGCCCTGCGGCCCGGACGGCCGCAGCAGTCCCTGAGTGAGCACCTGGCCATGATCGAGGCGATCCGGGCCAGGGACCCGCGGGCGGCCGAAGAGGCCGTCCACGCCCACCTCGCGAGCGTGATCGAAGCCTTGCGCCAGTGA
- a CDS encoding 4-oxalomesaconate tautomerase, translated as MTNGPEGLRCMLMRGGTSKGAYFLAEDLPFDAEARDALLLRVMGSPDPRQIDGLGGAHPLTSKVAVVSASGHPDADVDYLFLQVGVERPEVSDRQNCGNLLAGVGPFAAERGLVEPGSGETSVRIRMLNTGDLATATFATPDGRVAYDGSAEISGVPGTAAPVVIGFQQGDRPLLPTGRARDILADTPVTCVDNGMPTVLIAASALSVSGYEEPAELEEDQRLGERLQEIRLAAGPLMGLGDVSGTTVPKLSLLAPPLHGGAVMTRTFIPVRCHTSIGVLGAAGVAAGLRVPGGVGQDVAELPETGDRLRIEHPTGFLDVESAVDPGTGDSAPAARRTAVVRTARKIFDGTVFPRPV; from the coding sequence ATGACGAACGGCCCCGAAGGGCTGCGCTGCATGCTGATGCGGGGCGGTACGTCGAAGGGGGCGTACTTCCTCGCCGAGGACCTGCCGTTCGATGCGGAAGCCCGGGACGCGCTGCTGTTGCGCGTCATGGGCAGCCCCGACCCGCGGCAGATCGACGGCCTGGGCGGCGCGCACCCGCTCACCAGTAAGGTCGCGGTCGTCTCCGCCTCCGGACACCCCGATGCCGACGTCGACTACCTGTTCCTCCAGGTGGGCGTCGAACGGCCCGAGGTGTCCGACCGGCAGAACTGCGGCAACCTGCTCGCCGGCGTCGGCCCGTTCGCCGCGGAGCGCGGACTGGTGGAGCCCGGGAGCGGCGAAACCTCCGTACGCATCCGCATGCTCAACACCGGGGACCTCGCCACCGCGACCTTCGCCACCCCGGACGGCCGTGTCGCCTACGACGGCTCCGCCGAGATCTCCGGCGTACCGGGGACGGCGGCGCCGGTCGTCATCGGGTTCCAGCAGGGCGACCGCCCCCTGCTGCCCACCGGGCGGGCCCGTGACATCCTCGCGGACACCCCCGTGACCTGCGTGGACAACGGCATGCCGACGGTGCTGATCGCCGCGTCCGCACTGTCGGTCAGCGGCTACGAAGAGCCGGCGGAGCTGGAGGAGGACCAGCGGCTGGGGGAGCGGCTCCAGGAGATCCGGCTGGCGGCCGGCCCGCTGATGGGCCTCGGCGACGTCAGCGGCACCACCGTGCCCAAGCTCAGCCTGCTGGCGCCGCCGCTGCACGGCGGAGCCGTCATGACCCGCACCTTCATCCCGGTCCGCTGCCACACCTCCATCGGTGTGCTGGGCGCTGCCGGCGTCGCCGCCGGCCTGCGCGTCCCCGGCGGCGTAGGTCAGGACGTGGCCGAACTCCCCGAGACAGGCGACCGGTTGAGGATCGAGCACCCCACCGGCTTCCTCGACGTCGAGAGCGCCGTCGACCCCGGTACGGGCGACTCGGCCCCCGCGGCCCGCCGTACGGCCGTCGTCCGCACCGCCCGGAAGATCTTCGACGGCACCGTCTTCCCGCGTCCCGTCTGA
- a CDS encoding helix-turn-helix domain-containing protein — MDNDLDQALEAVGPRLRALRRQREITLADLSETTGISVSTLSRLESGARRPNLELLLPLAKAHGVTLDELVDAPPTGDPRIHLRPVTHHGMTMLPLTRRAGGIQAYKLVIPADSARREPDPKTHEGYEWLYVLNGRLRVVLGEHDLVLAPGEAAEFDTRVPHWFGSADEEPVEFLSLFGKQGERAHLRARPRTKNSAEPSD; from the coding sequence ATGGACAACGACCTCGACCAAGCACTGGAAGCAGTCGGTCCCCGGCTCCGGGCGCTGCGCCGGCAGCGCGAGATCACGCTGGCCGACCTGTCGGAGACGACCGGCATCTCGGTGAGCACCCTGTCCCGGCTGGAGTCCGGCGCCCGCCGCCCCAACCTCGAACTGCTGCTGCCCCTGGCCAAGGCGCACGGCGTCACGCTCGACGAGCTCGTCGACGCCCCGCCGACCGGGGACCCGCGCATCCACCTGCGCCCGGTCACGCACCACGGCATGACCATGCTGCCCCTGACCCGCCGCGCGGGCGGCATCCAGGCGTACAAGCTCGTCATCCCGGCCGACAGCGCGCGCCGGGAGCCCGACCCGAAGACCCACGAGGGCTACGAGTGGCTCTACGTCCTCAACGGACGCCTGCGGGTCGTCCTCGGCGAGCACGACCTGGTGCTCGCGCCGGGTGAGGCGGCCGAGTTCGACACCCGCGTACCGCACTGGTTCGGCTCCGCCGACGAGGAGCCGGTCGAATTCCTCAGCCTCTTCGGCAAACAGGGCGAACGCGCCCACCTCCGCGCCCGCCCCAGGACGAAGAACTCCGCCGAGCCGTCCGACTAG
- a CDS encoding glyoxalase superfamily protein translates to MTEEVIPILHVADAAAAVAWYARLGFTQQWEHRFAPGLPAFVEVARNEVRLFLSEHAGDARPGTLVYLRVRDVDTLADTFGVEPTDAPWAREIELRDPDGNRLRVGTPTD, encoded by the coding sequence ATGACCGAGGAAGTCATTCCGATCCTGCACGTCGCGGACGCCGCTGCCGCGGTCGCCTGGTACGCGCGCCTGGGCTTCACCCAGCAGTGGGAGCACCGTTTCGCACCGGGCCTCCCCGCGTTCGTCGAAGTGGCCCGTAACGAGGTGCGGCTGTTCCTGTCGGAGCACGCCGGCGACGCCCGTCCCGGCACACTGGTGTACCTCCGCGTCCGTGACGTCGACACCCTCGCGGACACGTTCGGCGTCGAGCCGACGGACGCTCCGTGGGCGCGCGAGATCGAACTGCGCGACCCCGACGGCAACCGCCTGCGGGTGGGCACGCCGACGGACTGA
- a CDS encoding class I SAM-dependent methyltransferase: protein MTEEFGKDYWEQRYRGHTMARIRQPNPQLVTEAADLAPGTALDAGCGEGADAVWLAARGWRVTAVDISAAALEHAREQAAASGADVTGRIDWVEADLTAWAPPENHYDLVSTHYVHPAASREALFGRLAEAVAPGGTLLVVGHHPSGHGTAGVHGAPREVHFTAEEVAAALDPDRWDVVASEARTRTATGHGGQEVTLRDTVLRARKRP from the coding sequence ATGACCGAGGAATTCGGCAAGGACTACTGGGAGCAGCGCTACCGCGGCCACACCATGGCCCGCATCCGGCAGCCCAACCCCCAGCTGGTGACGGAGGCCGCGGACCTCGCGCCCGGTACGGCACTGGACGCGGGCTGCGGCGAGGGGGCCGACGCCGTCTGGCTCGCCGCGCGTGGCTGGCGGGTGACGGCGGTGGACATCTCCGCCGCCGCGCTGGAGCACGCCCGGGAGCAGGCCGCGGCGTCCGGCGCGGACGTGACCGGCCGGATCGACTGGGTGGAGGCCGACCTGACCGCCTGGGCACCGCCCGAGAACCACTACGACCTGGTCTCCACGCACTACGTGCATCCGGCGGCGTCACGGGAGGCGCTGTTCGGCCGGCTGGCCGAGGCGGTCGCGCCGGGCGGCACGCTGCTCGTCGTGGGCCACCATCCGTCGGGGCACGGGACCGCCGGAGTGCACGGCGCCCCGCGCGAGGTGCACTTCACCGCCGAAGAGGTCGCGGCGGCCCTGGATCCGGACCGGTGGGACGTCGTCGCCTCCGAGGCCAGGACCCGGACGGCCACCGGCCACGGCGGTCAGGAGGTCACCCTGCGGGACACCGTCCTGCGGGCCCGCAAGCGGCCCTGA
- a CDS encoding catechol 2,3-dioxygenase: MTTPPLGDIAHLGHVELLTPDLDASVRFFTDYLGLTVNGRSGDSVYLRTFDDYEHHSLVLTAHSTSGIRRTALRTSSEEALQRRVEELENAGRAGHWAEDEPGIGKLYVTTDPDGHEYALYWESEWYQAPDELKPGLKNQPQAKPGHGVGVRRLDHVNFLAADVLPNGDFVRQVLGARPTEQIQLDTGRIAAQWLTFSNKSYDLVYTEDWTGSNNRLHHIAFATDTREDILRAADLAIDTGVFIETGPHKHAIQQTFFLYVYEPGGNRVELCNPLTRLVLAPDWPLVTWTQAERAKGQAWGLQTIESFHTHGTPPVG, encoded by the coding sequence ATGACGACCCCGCCGCTCGGCGACATCGCCCACCTCGGCCACGTCGAACTGCTCACCCCCGACCTGGACGCCAGTGTGCGGTTCTTCACCGACTACCTCGGCCTCACCGTGAACGGCCGCTCCGGTGACTCCGTGTACCTGCGGACGTTCGACGACTACGAGCACCACAGCCTCGTCCTCACCGCCCACTCGACCTCCGGCATCCGCCGCACCGCCCTGCGCACCTCCAGCGAGGAGGCCCTGCAACGCCGGGTCGAGGAGCTGGAGAACGCAGGCCGGGCCGGCCACTGGGCCGAGGACGAACCGGGCATCGGCAAGCTGTACGTGACGACCGACCCCGACGGTCACGAGTACGCCCTGTACTGGGAGAGCGAGTGGTACCAGGCCCCGGACGAGCTGAAGCCGGGCCTGAAGAACCAGCCGCAGGCCAAGCCGGGGCACGGCGTGGGCGTGCGCCGGCTGGACCACGTCAACTTCCTGGCCGCCGACGTGCTGCCCAACGGCGACTTCGTGCGCCAGGTGCTCGGCGCCCGGCCGACCGAGCAGATCCAGCTGGACACCGGACGGATCGCCGCCCAGTGGCTGACCTTCAGCAACAAGTCCTACGACCTCGTCTACACCGAGGACTGGACCGGCTCGAACAACCGCCTGCACCACATCGCCTTCGCCACGGACACCCGCGAGGACATCCTGCGCGCCGCCGACCTCGCCATCGACACCGGCGTGTTCATCGAGACAGGGCCGCACAAGCACGCCATCCAGCAGACGTTCTTCCTCTACGTCTACGAGCCGGGCGGCAACCGCGTCGAACTGTGCAACCCGCTCACCCGCCTGGTCCTGGCCCCCGACTGGCCGCTGGTCACCTGGACCCAGGCCGAGCGTGCCAAGGGCCAGGCCTGGGGTCTGCAGACCATCGAGTCCTTCCACACCCACGGCACCCCGCCCGTCGGCTGA